One region of Acidimicrobiales bacterium genomic DNA includes:
- the cbiE gene encoding precorrin-6y C5,15-methyltransferase (decarboxylating) subunit CbiE → MDKPSLSAGASVSLVGLVGGEWFGSAAGDVLAAADVLTGNSRHLDSLPDELPGRRVPAPSSVAGWLDMIEYWSRSGESVCAVVSGDPGFFGLGRLATARFAKLLTIFPAVSSVSLAFARAGMAWDDAAVVSSHGRPIDHAVYAVSHHPKVAVMCSPDNPPQALAIALLESGCAARRMFVASRLGEPDERVWEGDLESLAGEQFDGLSVVVAVAPVADPGSGPGISWGLSEDYFEYRAGMITKAEVRAVALGKLALPPSGVMWDVGAGSGSVSFECANLAPGLRIFAVERQSEDVDRMRRNLEGTAVEVVTGEAPASLASLPDPDRVFLGGGGPAVLDEVLNRLRPGGTVVATFASFGRAAAAAELLGNVMQVAVSRGVRLGRDGSFRLEAQNPVFICWGPSRTGLG, encoded by the coding sequence GTGGATAAACCATCGCTGTCAGCCGGCGCGTCCGTATCCCTCGTCGGACTGGTCGGAGGCGAGTGGTTCGGCTCGGCCGCGGGTGACGTACTCGCTGCGGCGGACGTGCTCACCGGCAACTCCCGGCACCTTGATTCGCTCCCCGACGAGCTTCCCGGGCGTCGGGTTCCGGCACCGAGTTCCGTGGCCGGATGGCTCGACATGATCGAGTATTGGAGCCGGTCCGGCGAGTCGGTCTGCGCCGTGGTCTCCGGCGATCCTGGTTTCTTCGGTTTGGGCCGCCTGGCCACAGCGCGCTTCGCCAAGCTTCTGACGATCTTCCCCGCGGTGTCGTCGGTGTCGCTTGCATTTGCGAGGGCCGGGATGGCGTGGGACGACGCAGCCGTGGTGTCATCCCACGGCCGCCCGATCGACCATGCGGTGTATGCAGTGTCCCATCACCCCAAGGTTGCGGTGATGTGCTCTCCTGACAACCCACCGCAGGCTCTTGCCATCGCCCTCCTCGAATCGGGTTGCGCGGCACGTCGAATGTTCGTCGCGTCCCGGCTCGGCGAACCCGACGAGCGGGTGTGGGAAGGCGACCTCGAGTCGCTCGCCGGCGAGCAGTTCGACGGTCTGTCTGTGGTGGTCGCTGTTGCACCAGTGGCAGACCCCGGATCAGGACCTGGGATCTCGTGGGGATTGTCAGAGGACTACTTCGAATACCGCGCGGGGATGATCACGAAAGCGGAGGTGCGGGCGGTGGCTTTAGGGAAACTCGCGCTGCCTCCATCGGGGGTCATGTGGGATGTCGGCGCCGGTTCAGGGTCGGTTTCTTTCGAATGTGCGAACCTCGCGCCCGGGCTTCGGATCTTCGCGGTCGAGCGCCAATCCGAAGACGTCGACAGAATGCGCCGCAACCTCGAAGGCACTGCGGTCGAAGTTGTTACCGGCGAGGCGCCGGCCTCCCTCGCAAGCCTGCCCGACCCCGATCGCGTTTTTCTCGGCGGAGGCGGGCCCGCTGTCCTCGACGAGGTGTTGAACCGGTTAAGGCCAGGAGGGACGGTCGTGGCCACCTTCGCCTCGTTCGGCAGGGCGGCCGCCGCCGCGGAGCTTCTGGGCAACGTCATGCAGGTGGCCGTCAGCAGGGGTGTTCGCTTGGGTCGCGACGGCAGTTTCCGGCTGGAGGCCCAAAACCCGGTGTTCATCTGCTGGGGGCCGAGTAGAACGGGACTGGGTTGA
- a CDS encoding bacterial proteasome activator family protein: MAQDPMSQGPMSDGPQGEQVLIIPGDLPGEGDSAESGQPDREAVEQPAKVMRIGSMIKQLLEEVRQAPLDERGRARLREIYDTSVRELADGLSPDLRDELAGMTSPFGPDEVPSESELRVAQAQLVGWLEGLFQGIQATLFAQQMAARAQLEQMRQRSLPARTDERPAGGTYL, translated from the coding sequence ATGGCTCAAGACCCGATGTCCCAAGGCCCGATGTCCGACGGCCCTCAGGGTGAGCAGGTGCTCATCATCCCCGGCGATCTTCCGGGTGAGGGCGACTCCGCGGAATCCGGCCAACCCGACCGGGAGGCGGTCGAGCAACCCGCCAAGGTGATGCGGATAGGTTCGATGATCAAGCAGCTCCTGGAGGAAGTTCGCCAGGCGCCGCTGGACGAACGCGGCCGGGCTCGGTTGAGGGAGATCTACGACACCTCCGTGCGGGAGCTGGCCGACGGGCTTTCTCCCGACCTACGGGACGAGCTGGCCGGGATGACGTCGCCGTTCGGCCCCGACGAGGTGCCGAGCGAATCGGAGCTGCGGGTCGCCCAAGCCCAGCTGGTCGGTTGGCTCGAAGGGCTCTTCCAGGGCATCCAGGCGACACTCTTCGCTCAACAGATGGCGGCACGGGCTCAGCTCGAGCAAATGCGCCAGAGGAGCCTTCCCGCCCGCACCGACGAAAGGCCCGCCGGCGGGACTTACCTGTAA
- a CDS encoding cobalt-precorrin-5B (C(1))-methyltransferase: MRQQPHEPPLSPEVAGAKGLRTGWTTGTCTAAAAKAAVTGLLTGQVPETVEVGLPSGKRVAFDVVDADPSEPWRAAVVKDAGDDPDVTNGAHLTVEARWLPVGSPAGTVELVAGDGVGTITLPGLGLEVGAPAINPVPARMIRAAVAEVADRPVSLTVSVPGGEEMASKTSNARLGIMGGISILGTTGVVRPFSTASWRASVVQQVDVAAAQGRDVIVLSTGGRTDAAAQRLLPELPPVCFVEVGDFTGIALRRAAGAGMSRVVFVGMAGKIAKLAAGVLMTHYRRSKVDVEMLAEVARASGAPAAVVSAATETATARHFAEVCVRERSLDPLAELCRRASASCTEFVNGTLDVEVIMVDFEGEQVLARG; this comes from the coding sequence TTGAGACAGCAGCCTCACGAGCCGCCGCTCTCACCGGAGGTCGCCGGGGCGAAGGGACTCCGGACCGGCTGGACGACCGGAACGTGCACCGCTGCGGCGGCCAAGGCCGCGGTGACCGGCCTGCTCACCGGTCAGGTCCCGGAAACAGTCGAGGTCGGCCTTCCTTCCGGAAAAAGGGTCGCCTTCGATGTGGTGGACGCTGATCCCTCCGAACCGTGGCGCGCTGCTGTCGTCAAGGACGCCGGAGATGATCCCGACGTCACCAACGGGGCTCACCTGACGGTGGAGGCTCGGTGGCTTCCCGTCGGCTCTCCGGCCGGGACGGTCGAGCTCGTCGCGGGCGACGGCGTCGGCACGATCACCCTGCCCGGGCTGGGGCTCGAGGTTGGCGCGCCTGCCATCAATCCGGTTCCGGCCCGAATGATCAGAGCCGCTGTTGCGGAGGTCGCCGACCGTCCGGTGTCGCTGACCGTTTCGGTACCGGGCGGAGAGGAGATGGCGTCGAAGACGTCCAACGCCCGCCTCGGGATCATGGGCGGGATCTCGATCCTCGGGACCACAGGTGTGGTGCGCCCGTTTTCGACGGCGTCGTGGCGGGCGAGCGTTGTGCAGCAGGTAGATGTGGCGGCGGCCCAGGGACGCGACGTGATAGTGCTTTCAACGGGCGGGAGGACCGATGCGGCAGCCCAGCGGTTGCTACCGGAACTGCCGCCGGTCTGCTTCGTAGAGGTCGGGGACTTCACCGGGATAGCCCTCCGGCGCGCCGCCGGCGCCGGGATGTCCAGGGTCGTGTTCGTCGGGATGGCCGGCAAGATCGCCAAGCTCGCTGCTGGCGTGCTGATGACCCACTACCGAAGATCCAAGGTGGATGTCGAGATGCTGGCCGAGGTCGCCCGCGCGTCGGGGGCGCCCGCCGCTGTCGTATCTGCCGCGACCGAGACTGCCACCGCTCGGCACTTCGCCGAGGTGTGCGTCCGCGAACGATCATTGGACCCGCTTGCAGAGCTGTGCCGTCGGGCTTCTGCATCGTGCACCGAATTTGTCAACGGAACCCTCGATGTCGAGGTGATCATGGTCGACTTCGAAGGAGAACAGGTGCTGGCCCGTGGATAA
- a CDS encoding cobyrinate a,c-diamide synthase has product MPSDLLGPRVVIAGTHSGVGKTTVATGLMAALRAAGHRPAPAKVGPDFIDPGYHSLACGRPPRNLDAWLSGTETIPGLAARAANGGDVLVIEGVMGLFDGAGDNTPSSTADISRMLDAPVVLVVDAAAMSGSVAALVHGFKTFDPSLRFAGVILNKVGSEGHATLLREAMAPTGIPVLGALPRDDRLSWRDRHLGLVPVAEQPARVEASLSHLAAAVSEHIDLDSVVAIAASAPHRSPSAPPLPRPGPPVEVAVAAGRAFTFTYTDTIDSLEAGGARVSTFDPLSDAKLPDADGVIIGGGFPEVHASALAGNQPFLNDLRTKAQDGVPFWAECGGLLLLAESLDGHRMAGVLPAKASMTERLTLGYREATTTTSTAVGPAGTTFRGHEFHYSRLQPPGEALTLSSRWGTAGEGWATPTMLATYVHHHPGGDPGLVQAFLGACALRRALRRG; this is encoded by the coding sequence GTGCCTTCGGATCTGCTCGGCCCGCGCGTCGTCATCGCCGGCACCCACTCGGGGGTCGGCAAGACAACCGTCGCGACCGGGCTGATGGCTGCCCTACGTGCGGCCGGCCACCGGCCGGCGCCTGCGAAGGTCGGCCCGGATTTCATCGACCCCGGGTACCACTCCCTCGCGTGCGGTCGGCCCCCCCGGAACCTCGACGCTTGGCTTTCCGGGACCGAAACGATCCCGGGCCTCGCCGCCCGAGCTGCCAATGGAGGCGATGTCCTGGTGATCGAGGGGGTCATGGGCCTCTTCGACGGCGCCGGCGACAACACCCCGTCGTCGACCGCCGACATCTCCCGCATGCTCGACGCCCCGGTGGTGCTAGTCGTTGACGCGGCCGCGATGTCCGGCTCGGTGGCCGCCCTCGTTCACGGCTTCAAGACCTTTGATCCCTCGTTGCGCTTCGCCGGCGTCATCCTCAACAAGGTCGGTTCCGAAGGACACGCGACGCTGCTGCGCGAAGCGATGGCACCAACCGGGATTCCGGTGCTCGGCGCCCTTCCCCGCGACGACCGCCTCTCCTGGCGCGACCGCCACCTCGGCCTCGTTCCCGTCGCGGAACAACCTGCGCGAGTCGAAGCATCACTGTCCCACCTCGCTGCAGCGGTCTCCGAGCACATCGACCTCGACTCGGTCGTAGCCATCGCCGCTTCAGCACCCCACCGATCACCGAGCGCACCGCCTTTGCCGCGCCCCGGCCCGCCCGTCGAAGTGGCGGTCGCCGCGGGCCGCGCGTTCACGTTTACCTACACCGACACGATCGACTCGCTGGAAGCCGGCGGCGCGCGAGTCTCCACGTTCGACCCGTTGTCAGATGCCAAGTTGCCAGATGCCGACGGAGTCATCATCGGTGGTGGATTCCCCGAGGTTCACGCTTCCGCGCTCGCCGGCAATCAACCGTTCCTGAACGATCTCAGGACGAAAGCCCAAGACGGAGTCCCGTTCTGGGCGGAGTGTGGAGGCCTTCTTCTCCTCGCCGAATCGCTCGACGGCCACAGGATGGCGGGAGTCCTGCCCGCGAAAGCGAGCATGACCGAACGCCTCACCCTCGGATACAGGGAAGCGACCACCACCACCTCGACAGCCGTCGGCCCGGCCGGCACAACCTTCCGGGGCCACGAGTTCCACTATTCAAGGCTGCAGCCCCCCGGCGAGGCCCTGACGCTCAGCTCCCGCTGGGGAACCGCTGGCGAGGGCTGGGCGACACCAACGATGCTCGCCACCTACGTCCACCACCATCCCGGAGGAGACCCAGGCCTCGTTCAGGCCTTTCTCGGCGCCTGTGCCCTACGTCGTGCCCTACGTCGCGGCTAG
- a CDS encoding alkaline phosphatase family protein produces the protein MSVPQPVLPDYDGPNLVGLIPALTGPVGLRPEWLPDPLREAEQVVMLVIDGLGWLQLGERAGFAQVLSEMPGGPITSVVPTTTATALTSITVSAPPAAHGIVGYKLVVDGEGGPEVMNVLRWRTQLGDMRQVVDPVAFQPLLPFGGRPIPVVSKAEFKGTGFTIAHQRGAAEASWVQPSSLAVEVRRQIAAGAPLVYAYYEGVDKIAHIYGFDDHYDAELIAVDRIVGDLLDQLPSHVAVAVTSDHGQVDVGQRARVLDARLTSEIEMASGEARFRWLHAPAGEPGAIEKLATLAGEIYGDEAWVATCDQLEAEGWFGGPLTPTIRARLGDVAVVPFEPVGYLAPSETTEAVLVCRHGSLTPDEMFVPLLGQRGRLGT, from the coding sequence ATGAGTGTGCCTCAGCCGGTGCTTCCTGACTACGACGGACCGAACCTGGTCGGGCTGATACCCGCCCTGACCGGCCCCGTCGGGCTTCGCCCGGAGTGGCTTCCGGACCCGCTGAGGGAAGCAGAACAGGTCGTGATGCTGGTGATCGACGGGCTGGGCTGGTTGCAGCTCGGGGAGCGAGCGGGGTTCGCGCAGGTGCTGAGCGAGATGCCGGGCGGTCCGATCACCTCGGTGGTCCCGACCACCACCGCGACCGCGCTGACCTCGATAACCGTGTCCGCCCCGCCGGCGGCTCACGGGATCGTCGGTTACAAGCTGGTCGTGGATGGCGAAGGCGGGCCCGAGGTCATGAATGTCCTGCGGTGGCGTACGCAGTTGGGGGACATGCGCCAGGTGGTGGACCCTGTGGCCTTCCAACCGTTGCTTCCTTTCGGCGGTCGGCCCATCCCGGTGGTGAGCAAGGCCGAGTTCAAAGGGACCGGCTTCACCATCGCCCATCAACGCGGGGCGGCCGAAGCCAGTTGGGTGCAGCCTTCGAGCCTCGCCGTCGAGGTTCGGCGCCAGATCGCCGCGGGGGCGCCGCTCGTTTACGCGTACTACGAAGGCGTCGACAAGATCGCGCACATATACGGGTTCGACGACCACTACGACGCCGAGTTGATCGCGGTCGATCGGATAGTCGGTGACCTTCTCGACCAGCTCCCCTCCCACGTCGCGGTCGCGGTCACATCGGATCACGGGCAGGTCGATGTCGGGCAGAGGGCGCGCGTCCTCGACGCGCGATTGACAAGCGAGATCGAGATGGCCAGCGGCGAAGCGCGCTTCCGTTGGCTCCATGCTCCCGCCGGCGAGCCGGGAGCGATCGAGAAGCTTGCGACCCTTGCCGGCGAGATCTACGGCGACGAGGCGTGGGTGGCAACGTGCGACCAGCTCGAAGCGGAAGGCTGGTTCGGGGGACCGTTGACCCCGACGATCAGGGCGCGTCTAGGAGACGTGGCCGTCGTGCCGTTCGAGCCCGTCGGCTACCTCGCCCCCTCCGAGACCACCGAAGCGGTGCTGGTTTGCCGGCACGGGTCGCTGACACCCGACGAGATGTTTGTGCCGTTGCTGGGGCAGCGGGGCAGACTGGGTACGTGA
- the cobM gene encoding precorrin-4 C(11)-methyltransferase: MISFVGAGPGAADLLTIRGAKRLAGADVVIWASSLVPEELLTHCRNEAEIHDSAVMTLEDVVDVYRRHPESSQIVRLHSGDPSIYGAIGEQIDWCLENRRSWEIVPGISSVTAAAAIIGKELTQPGVSQSVVLTRLAGRTSSSMPAREGVEQFSRHGSSMAVFLSGARPDELASELLGTESGYRPDTPAAIVIRATWPDERVIFTTVGQLADDLKSTGTTLTVLVLVGDFLADLPVARRSHLYSPGHSTAYRLRSKPGSTAGRPSARRR; this comes from the coding sequence ATGATCTCGTTCGTCGGCGCGGGACCCGGAGCGGCGGACCTGCTCACGATCAGGGGGGCCAAGCGCCTGGCTGGCGCGGATGTCGTCATCTGGGCGTCGTCGCTCGTGCCCGAAGAGCTGCTGACCCACTGCCGCAACGAAGCAGAGATCCATGACTCTGCGGTCATGACCCTCGAGGACGTCGTAGACGTCTACCGCCGCCATCCGGAGTCGTCGCAGATCGTGCGGCTGCACTCGGGTGACCCGAGCATCTACGGCGCCATCGGCGAGCAGATCGACTGGTGTCTCGAGAACCGTCGCTCGTGGGAGATCGTCCCCGGAATCAGCTCGGTGACCGCGGCCGCCGCGATCATCGGAAAAGAACTGACCCAACCGGGTGTCTCGCAGAGCGTCGTGCTGACCAGGCTTGCCGGTCGCACCAGTTCGTCGATGCCGGCGCGCGAAGGGGTCGAGCAGTTTTCTCGTCACGGATCTTCGATGGCCGTCTTCCTGTCCGGCGCCCGTCCCGACGAGCTGGCGTCCGAGTTGCTGGGGACCGAAAGCGGTTACCGACCCGACACGCCGGCGGCGATAGTGATCCGCGCCACCTGGCCCGACGAAAGGGTGATCTTCACCACGGTGGGCCAGTTGGCCGACGACCTGAAGTCGACGGGGACGACGCTGACCGTCCTCGTTCTGGTCGGCGACTTCCTCGCCGATCTCCCCGTCGCCAGGCGCTCGCATCTGTACTCCCCCGGTCACTCCACGGCGTACCGTCTTCGCTCGAAGCCGGGTTCGACCGCCGGACGGCCCTCGGCCCGCCGGCGTTGA
- the cobI gene encoding precorrin-2 C(20)-methyltransferase yields the protein MKKSSLYLPDRLKAALTSRAAATGRSEADLIRSALETMLSTGQTSSQRVDPPIPGRLIGVGVGPGEPELMTVRAVTALRRADRVLAPTTSVDSVGRAEAIVREAVLDVPIERVTFSMNPSRTARDRSVNTAAAAVAAHLNAGEEVAWITLGDPLTYSTFSAVADRVRKLRPSTIVEQVPGIMAFQALAARTGTVVADERTRVSIRTGLDGDELDADLRDQSTTLVVYKGGRRLPDIAAQAAKRGRNGTAVAGELLGMPGERIGSLASLATSPASYLATVIFPARRKGPK from the coding sequence ATGAAGAAGAGCAGCCTGTACCTGCCCGACCGGTTGAAGGCGGCCCTAACCTCTCGCGCCGCCGCCACGGGCCGCTCGGAAGCCGACCTCATCCGGTCCGCGCTCGAGACGATGCTCTCGACCGGTCAGACGAGCTCGCAACGCGTCGACCCGCCGATCCCGGGACGGCTGATCGGGGTCGGGGTCGGGCCGGGCGAACCCGAGCTGATGACTGTTCGCGCAGTCACGGCGCTGCGTCGCGCAGACCGTGTGCTCGCACCTACTACGTCGGTTGACTCGGTGGGCCGCGCCGAGGCCATCGTCCGCGAAGCGGTGCTGGATGTCCCGATCGAAAGGGTTACCTTCTCGATGAATCCGTCGCGCACAGCACGGGACCGGTCGGTCAACACCGCCGCGGCGGCAGTTGCCGCGCATCTCAATGCAGGCGAGGAGGTTGCTTGGATCACCCTCGGCGACCCTCTCACCTATTCGACGTTTTCCGCCGTCGCCGATCGAGTCCGCAAGCTTCGTCCGTCGACGATCGTCGAGCAGGTGCCCGGAATCATGGCGTTCCAGGCTCTGGCCGCACGAACGGGAACGGTGGTGGCCGACGAGCGAACAAGGGTTTCGATCAGGACCGGCCTCGACGGCGACGAGCTCGACGCCGACCTCCGCGATCAGTCCACGACTCTGGTCGTCTACAAGGGAGGGAGACGCCTCCCCGACATCGCCGCGCAAGCTGCAAAGCGCGGACGCAACGGAACCGCGGTCGCCGGCGAGCTTCTTGGCATGCCCGGCGAACGTATCGGGTCTCTCGCCTCGCTGGCCACCTCACCGGCTTCCTATCTTGCAACGGTCATCTTCCCCGCGAGACGCAAGGGGCCGAAATGA
- a CDS encoding sirohydrochlorin chelatase, producing MVGVGEGPMGGTGRGGRGPLPAREGLLMVGHGSRSELSVEEMHSLGGLVASEMPYVSVEVGFLELNDPPAGAAIDRLVERGCERIGVLPLVLLGAGHAKSDSPAVVLEARDRHPSVDFRFGTPLGVAREAVELLGKSVVSAGGAGLPLLVLARGSSDPDANSDAYKAARLVGEWAGSGFVNVGFSGITGPSIEDAAAAMVRIGYTRVAVAWWFLCHGRLVERGRAEMSAVFDNAGVQYVDAGYIGPEPALVPLVVRRYREAIGTGSHDQQGDSAAAESGVNCDTCAYRAPWPGKEDRVGQPIGVGHSHLAAAHRHTH from the coding sequence GTGGTAGGCGTGGGAGAAGGCCCGATGGGCGGGACCGGTCGTGGCGGGCGGGGACCGTTGCCTGCTCGGGAGGGACTCCTGATGGTCGGTCACGGGTCCCGCTCCGAGCTGAGCGTGGAGGAGATGCACTCCCTCGGCGGCTTGGTCGCTTCGGAGATGCCCTACGTCTCCGTCGAGGTCGGGTTCCTAGAACTCAACGATCCGCCCGCGGGAGCGGCGATCGACCGGCTGGTCGAACGGGGCTGCGAACGGATCGGCGTCCTTCCGCTGGTTCTCCTCGGCGCCGGGCACGCGAAGAGCGACTCGCCGGCGGTCGTTCTCGAAGCGCGCGACCGGCATCCGTCCGTCGACTTCCGGTTCGGAACGCCGCTCGGTGTGGCGAGAGAGGCGGTGGAGCTGTTGGGGAAGTCTGTTGTCTCTGCGGGTGGCGCGGGCTTGCCCCTACTCGTGCTGGCCCGTGGAAGCTCGGACCCGGATGCGAACTCGGACGCGTACAAAGCCGCCCGCCTCGTGGGGGAGTGGGCCGGAAGTGGGTTCGTCAACGTCGGTTTCAGTGGGATCACCGGGCCGAGCATCGAGGACGCGGCGGCCGCGATGGTGCGGATTGGATACACGAGGGTCGCGGTCGCGTGGTGGTTCCTCTGCCATGGGCGACTGGTGGAGCGGGGTCGCGCCGAAATGTCAGCTGTGTTCGACAATGCTGGCGTTCAGTACGTGGATGCCGGCTACATCGGGCCGGAGCCGGCGCTGGTGCCGTTGGTCGTCCGGCGGTACCGCGAAGCGATCGGGACGGGATCGCATGATCAGCAAGGCGATTCTGCCGCGGCTGAGTCAGGCGTCAACTGCGACACGTGCGCCTACCGTGCTCCCTGGCCTGGGAAAGAGGATCGGGTCGGACAGCCCATAGGGGTCGGGCACTCGCATCTGGCCGCGGCGCACCGTCACACTCATTAG
- a CDS encoding Rrf2 family transcriptional regulator — MKVSTRGDYASRALLSMALHGGQSQPTSVRDIAERTGLPQPYLEQILLALKGAGLVRSKRGVGGGYVLARAPQDISLCQIVSAVEGPIVAGDFGEPHQNGACDHEGQCVLLAVWADVGEHMRKHLESFSLADMVVRAQGNAPVAPAELLAH; from the coding sequence GTGAAGGTATCCACGAGGGGGGATTACGCGAGCCGGGCGCTCCTTTCGATGGCTCTCCACGGCGGGCAAAGCCAGCCGACCTCCGTACGCGACATAGCCGAGCGTACCGGCCTTCCGCAGCCCTACCTCGAGCAGATCCTTCTGGCGTTGAAAGGCGCCGGGCTTGTTCGCTCGAAGCGCGGAGTCGGTGGCGGCTACGTGCTCGCGCGCGCTCCTCAGGACATCAGCCTCTGCCAGATCGTCAGCGCGGTCGAAGGCCCAATCGTCGCCGGCGACTTCGGCGAGCCGCACCAGAACGGCGCGTGCGACCACGAGGGTCAGTGCGTGCTGCTAGCGGTGTGGGCCGACGTCGGCGAGCACATGCGCAAGCATCTCGAGTCGTTCAGCCTCGCAGACATGGTCGTACGCGCCCAGGGCAACGCGCCCGTGGCGCCGGCCGAGCTGCTCGCCCACTGA
- the cobJ gene encoding precorrin-3B C(17)-methyltransferase, with protein MNRVVCCSITSAGEHVARKLPYEHRHGNLVTNVSELWERVDGFILVSATGVAVRAIAPHLNRKTGDPAVVCVDDHGTFAIALSGGHAAGANRLALDVAGVLGATPVITTATDSAGLPALDNLPGLIAEGDVATITRLWLDGSPPALRVDVGLEAWPLPEEIRGLPNEGAAEVLVTDRLHDQQHGPQVRLRPSSLVLGVGSSSGADAERLWELAMSQLQTAGLDARSVGLVATLDRKLSEPAIRSLAERLGVELRGFEAALLAGVDVPNPSEAAERAVGTASVCEAAALLASGPGSVLLSEKAISSSADSTVAIARRRVPEGHLAVVGIGPGHPSRRTAEANIAIRHADVVIGYSGYVEQASDLVEARHRVICSPIGAEEDRCREALKLAAEGFSVALVCSGDPGVYAMASLVCELGGEYGDPPLSIVPGVTAALSGAAVLGAPLGHDHAAISLSDLLTPWEEIVRRLEAAAAGDFVVSLYNPRSFRRSEHLGEALKILASRRAPSTPAAVLTDIGRPGESVSRTTLGELDPSTVGMLSLVVVGSTSTRWIGERMVTPRGYRTSEP; from the coding sequence TTGAACCGCGTCGTCTGCTGTTCGATAACTTCGGCCGGCGAACACGTCGCACGAAAGCTCCCGTACGAGCACAGGCACGGCAACCTGGTCACCAACGTGAGCGAGCTCTGGGAGCGCGTCGACGGATTCATTCTTGTGTCAGCTACCGGAGTCGCAGTCAGAGCGATAGCGCCGCACCTGAACCGCAAGACCGGGGACCCGGCGGTTGTCTGCGTGGACGACCACGGAACCTTTGCGATCGCGCTCTCCGGGGGCCACGCGGCCGGAGCGAACCGGCTGGCGCTGGATGTTGCGGGCGTGCTGGGCGCCACTCCGGTGATAACGACCGCAACCGATAGCGCCGGACTGCCCGCGCTCGACAACCTTCCCGGCCTCATCGCGGAAGGCGACGTCGCGACTATCACGCGATTGTGGCTCGACGGATCTCCGCCCGCGCTTCGCGTCGACGTCGGCCTGGAGGCTTGGCCGCTGCCGGAAGAGATCCGCGGCCTTCCAAACGAAGGGGCGGCGGAGGTACTCGTGACCGACCGGCTCCACGACCAGCAGCACGGCCCCCAGGTTCGCCTCCGGCCGAGCTCGCTCGTTCTGGGGGTCGGCTCGAGCTCCGGTGCCGACGCGGAACGCTTGTGGGAGCTGGCGATGTCGCAGCTGCAGACGGCGGGGCTCGATGCTCGATCGGTTGGCCTAGTGGCGACGCTCGACCGCAAGCTGAGCGAACCGGCTATCAGGTCTCTGGCCGAACGCCTCGGGGTGGAACTCCGCGGTTTCGAAGCCGCTCTGCTCGCAGGCGTCGACGTCCCGAACCCGAGTGAAGCCGCCGAGAGAGCTGTCGGCACCGCCTCGGTCTGCGAGGCCGCCGCGCTTCTCGCGTCCGGGCCGGGGTCGGTCCTGCTTTCCGAGAAGGCGATCAGCTCGTCAGCCGACTCCACCGTTGCGATCGCCCGCCGGCGGGTGCCTGAAGGCCACCTGGCGGTGGTGGGTATCGGACCGGGGCACCCGTCTCGCAGGACGGCAGAGGCGAACATCGCAATCAGGCACGCCGACGTGGTGATCGGCTACAGCGGGTATGTCGAACAGGCTTCGGATCTTGTCGAAGCGCGGCATCGGGTGATCTGTTCCCCGATCGGAGCCGAAGAGGACCGATGCCGGGAGGCGCTGAAGCTGGCGGCTGAAGGTTTCTCGGTGGCCCTGGTTTGCTCCGGCGATCCCGGCGTGTACGCGATGGCTTCGTTGGTTTGCGAGCTTGGCGGCGAATACGGCGATCCTCCGTTGTCGATCGTGCCCGGAGTGACCGCCGCCCTGAGCGGCGCAGCGGTGCTGGGTGCGCCACTCGGTCACGATCACGCAGCCATATCTTTGTCCGACCTCCTGACCCCGTGGGAGGAGATCGTCCGGCGGCTCGAGGCGGCTGCCGCCGGCGATTTCGTCGTGTCGCTCTACAACCCGCGGTCGTTCCGTCGCTCGGAGCACCTTGGCGAAGCGCTGAAGATCCTCGCGTCTCGACGGGCGCCTTCAACCCCGGCCGCGGTCCTGACCGACATCGGGCGACCCGGGGAGTCGGTGTCGAGAACGACGCTCGGTGAACTCGATCCTTCAACCGTCGGGATGCTTTCGCTCGTCGTGGTCGGATCGACGTCTACGCGCTGGATCGGCGAGCGAATGGTCACGCCCCGCGGGTACAGGACATCCGAGCCGTGA